Proteins encoded by one window of Rutidosis leptorrhynchoides isolate AG116_Rl617_1_P2 chromosome 7, CSIRO_AGI_Rlap_v1, whole genome shotgun sequence:
- the LOC139858509 gene encoding uncharacterized protein, with protein sequence MEDTFKVRVDKAFGSLESSSSSTIKSQQTSSLNSLWCLTDEEIERNKWLQDKIEQPHDDIDEQIHRLKNPKPYSPFLQGLIAEPETSDQKNLESDIQELDDDEDDDDENRKPELIKPDDHDNEEWNIRTSVGMDCTLDNEEEEDAFDKVAVGKEEAADRYYLKSVNDYDVDIDSINERPNSFSDVIKDPRANHMAAKLRLKEDDESLKKLGLQVSENNIQKSTKTAIENKEQLVNTEPQGTKVVPFFPQSSSSLPDYVRNPSKYTHYTFDSKDDVDEETNRKVYIELFNSMKGSDMMDTEDVSNDSLKSITFTPKKKSGDVIMKNSKGVGYEDKKVVPISIVDSEDVCMMDEDEPEMATNKGSGLKGGRRYRTKGGIRDE encoded by the exons ATGGAAGATACCTTCAAAGTTCGAGTTGACAAAGCTTTCGGATCTCTAGAATCTTCTTCATCTTCCACCATTAAATCACAACAAACTTCATCTTTAAACTCCTTGTGGTGTCTTACAGACGAAGAAATCGAAAGAAACAAATGGTTACAGGATAAAATCGAACAACCTCATGACGATATCGATGAACAAATTCACCGTCTTAAAAATCCTAAACCTTATTCCCCCTTTCTGCAAGGCCTTATTGCTGAACCCGAAACTTCCGATCAAAAAAACCTAGAATCTGACATTCAAGAGCTTGATGAtgacgaagatgatgatgatgaaaatcgGAAACCGGAATTGATTAAACCGGATGATCATGATAATGAAGAATGGAATATTCGTACTTCAGTTGGCATGGATTGCACTCTCGATAACGAG GAAGAGGAAGATGCTTTTGACAAGGTTGCTGTGGGCAAGGAAGAAGCTGCAGATCGTTATTACTTGAAAAGTGTTAATGATTATGATGTTGATATAGATTCCATCAATGAGCGTCCCAACTCATTTTCTGATGTGATCAAGGACCCACGTGCAAATCACATGGCTGCAAAACTCAGACTTAAAGAAGACGATGAATCTCTTAAAAAATTAGGTCTGCAAGTTTCTGAGAACAACATTCAAAAGTCAACTAAAACTGCAATAGAAAATAAGGAACAATTAGTGAATACTGAACCTCAAGGAACGAAAGTAGTACCCTTTTTCCCTCAAAGTTCATCTAGTCTTCCGGATTATGTACGCAACCCTTCAAAGTACACACATTACACCTTTGATTCAAAGGATGATGTGGACGAAGAAACAAATCGGAAAGTGTATATAGAGTTGTTTAATTCGATGAAGGGGTCTGATATGATGGACACAGAAGATGTTTCGAATGATTCTTTGAAATCGATTACGTTTACTCCGAAAAAGAAGTCGGGTGATGTTATAATGAAGAACAGTAAGGGAGTTGGATATGAAGATAAGAAAGTTGTTCCGATTAGTATTGTTGATAGTGAGGACGTTTGCATGATGGATGAAGATGAACCTGAAATGGCTACAAATAAAGGTAGCGGCTTGAAAGGTGGTCGCAGGTATCGAACAAAGGGTGGTATCCGTGATGAATGA
- the LOC139856855 gene encoding uncharacterized protein, whose product MSILPSQNLGSSSSSSSHTHSQNPNCNHGSNHPQFDSPSNQTHNIQSLRISDPVDIPDNVTAPATASPEASSGSSKKVKDEHKPNGKKNSDHQISRGHNISDQSGVGFTQHRGSSGGQQRFRSSNQGTPTSSGRKAQGVNANHLLNFHYNPIAHPKARVNPPRRLPKIKPYNKDLFLQANYKFVLLDSGNHAPEMMDPDKMLQWEDIICLKYFTPHPTNCPICLEELLCPQMTSCGHIFCFPCILRYFLMGEDDHKRECWKKCPLCFMMISSKDLYTIYIENVKQHCVGDVIEFMLLTRDKDSLTLTAKQNEMVNAQEEVYDSFSKFTFTGDVELSVRKAMSDLDSWLARAESGLVDDLERLPYVCAAMEQLEERKKYWNEHRKVNGVNSRKIESSHAGSPPSLNFGSITPEEVAVVDESYLVGRSKLADVNESLFNQTADVDESDDAQAQGLSSSYDDSKGLQMPFDGSADKKIKASYDFYQAADGQHLILHPFNMKCFLHHYGSYERLPQRINGKILQLETITQSEAMRRRYRYLSHFSLTTTFQLCEIDLTGILPPTSLSPFEDELKNRDKHRKRIARKEQEEKVKAEAAAANYVPAGFNTQPSHDYAPLYSLDDFEALGSSSATSSSPPTVVDRPLFSNVTRLGFAASHDSPALGIEEIHMSSGSSTAMPTGGTPSFANVISRAKPVEVKPTAEVAKKGKKASRVLLSTSGGRRY is encoded by the exons ATGTCCATCTTGCCCTCTCAAAATCTAGGTTCATCATCGTCATCTTCATCTCATACTCACTCTCAAAACCCTAATTGCAATCATGGATCCAATCACCCCCAATTTGACTCTCCTTCCAACCAAACACACAACATTCAATCTCTTCGTATCTCCGATCCCGTTGACATCCCGGATAACGTCACAG CACCAGCTACTGCATCACCGGAAGCTTCTAGTGGATCATCCAAAAAG GTGAAAGATGAACATAAACCAAATGGTAAAAAGAATTCAGACCACCAAATATCTCGCGGACATAATATTTCTGACCAATCTGGTGTCGGGTTTACTCAACATAGAGGCTCTTCAGGTGGTCAGCAGAGATTTCGCTCCAGCAATCAAGGCACTCCGACATCATCGGGACGGAAAGCACAGGGAGTTAATGCTAATCACTTGCTAAATTTTCATTATAATCCAATTGCTCATCCAAAAGCAAGAGTTAATCCTCCTAGAAGGTTACCAAAGATAAAACCTTACAATAAAGATTTGTTTCTTCAAGCGAATTATAAGTTTGTTTTGTTGGATTCTGGCAATCATGCTCCTGAAATGATGGATCCGGATAAGATGTTGCAGTGGGAGGATATTATATGTTTGAAGTATTTCACTCCACATCCGACTAACTGTCCAATATGTTTGGAGGAACTTTTGTGTCCACAGATGACATCATGTGGACATATATTTTGTTTCCCGTGTATATTAAGGTACTTTTTAATGGGAGAAGATGATCATAAACGTGAATGTTGGAAGAAGTGTCCCTTATGTTTTATGATGATATCATCAAAAGACTTGTATACCATCTACATTGAGAATGTTAAGCAGCACTGTGTTGGTGATGTCATTGAATTTATGCTTTTAACACGTGATAAAGATTCGTTAACTCTAACTGCAAAACAGAATGAAATGGTCAATGCGCAGGAGGAAGTTTATGATTCCTTTTCGAAGTTCACTTTTACTGGAGATGTTGAGCTGTCAGTTAGGAAGGCCATGTCCGATTTAGATAGTTGGCTTGCTAGAGCTGAATCAGGGCTTGTTGATGACCTGGAAAGACTACCGTATGTTTGTGCCGCAATGGAACAGCTAGAAGAAAGGAAGAAATATTGGAATGAACATAGGAAGGTTAATGGGGTTAATTCCCGTAAAATTGAATCTTCTCATGCAGGTTCTCCACCTAGTTTGAATTTTGGTTCGATTACGCCTGAAGAAGTtgctgttgttgatgaatcgtatcTTGTGGGTCGATCGAAATTGGCTGATGTTAATGAATCTTTATTTAATCAAACTGCTGATGTGGATGAATCAGATGATGCTCAAGCTCAAGGTCTGTCATCTTCTTATGATGATAGCAAGGGTTTGCAAATGCCCTTTGATGGTTCTGCAGATAAGAAGATCAAGGCATCATATGATTTCTACCAG GCAGCTGATGGTCAGCACCTCATACTCCATCCGTTTAATATGAAGTGTTTTCTCCACCATTATGGAAGCTATGAGAGGCTTCCACAAAG GATCAATGGTAAGATTTTGCAATTGGAGACGATCACACAATCAGAAGCCATGAGGAGGAGATATCGCTACTTGAGCCATTTTTCTTTAACAACCACATTTCAG CTTTGTGAAATCGATCTGACTGGAATACTACCTCCTACTTCACTTTCTCCCTTTGAGGACGAGTTGAAAAATAGGGACAAGCATCGGAAACGCATTGCTAGAAAG gaacAAGAGGAGAAAGTCAAGGCTGAAGCTGCTGCTGCGAATTACGTGCCTGCAGGATTTAATACACAGCCTTCCCATGATTATGCTCCTTTATATTCTCTGGATGACTTTGAAG CTCTGGGAAGCTCGTCTGCGACATCATCAAGCCCTCCGACAGTGGTAGATAGACCACTTTTTTCGAATGTCACTAGGCTTGGTTTTGCTGCATCACATGATTCCCCTGCTTTAGGAATAGAGGAAATTCACATGTCAAGTGGTTCTTCAACTG